A region of Leifsonia xyli DNA encodes the following proteins:
- a CDS encoding adenylosuccinate synthase (catalyzes the formation of N6-(1,2,-dicarboxyethyl)-AMP from L-aspartate, inosine monophosphate and GTP in AMP biosynthesis), whose translation MPAIVIIGAQWGDEGKGKATDVLGSRIDYVVKFNGGNNAGHTVVIGDEKYALHLLPSGILTEGVVPVIANGVVVDIEVLFEELDALIARGVDVSRLKVSSNAHVITSYHRTIDKVTERFLGKRQIGTTGRGIGPTYADKINRVGIRIQDLFDENILRQKVEGALDQKNHLLVKVYNRRAITVDEVVEQLLAYAERLRPMVVDSSLLLNQALEEGRYVLFEGGQATMLDVDHGTYPFVTSSNSTAGGAATGSGIGPNRIDRVIGIVKAYTTRVGAGPFPTELFDEWGEFLRERGFEFGTTTGRPRRTGWYDAPVARYTARVNGVTDFVLTKLDTLTGIERIPVAVAYDVDGVRHDEVPASQSDFHHATPIYEEFPGWAEDISGARTFEDLPKNAQDYVLALERLSGARISAIGVGPARDQIVVRHDLID comes from the coding sequence GTGCCCGCGATCGTGATCATCGGCGCCCAGTGGGGCGACGAAGGCAAAGGCAAGGCGACCGACGTCCTGGGGAGCCGCATCGACTACGTCGTCAAGTTCAACGGCGGCAACAACGCCGGTCACACGGTCGTCATCGGCGACGAGAAGTACGCCCTGCACCTTCTGCCCTCCGGCATCCTGACCGAGGGCGTCGTCCCCGTGATCGCGAACGGCGTCGTCGTCGACATCGAGGTGCTCTTCGAGGAGCTGGACGCGCTCATCGCCCGCGGCGTCGACGTCTCGCGCCTGAAGGTGTCCTCGAACGCTCACGTGATCACCTCGTACCACCGCACCATCGACAAGGTCACCGAGCGCTTCCTCGGCAAGCGCCAGATCGGCACCACCGGTCGCGGCATCGGTCCCACCTACGCCGACAAGATCAACCGGGTCGGCATCCGCATCCAGGACCTCTTCGACGAGAACATCCTGCGCCAGAAGGTCGAGGGCGCCCTCGACCAGAAGAACCACCTGCTGGTCAAGGTCTACAACCGCCGAGCCATCACGGTCGACGAGGTCGTCGAGCAGCTCCTCGCCTACGCCGAGCGCCTGCGTCCGATGGTGGTCGACAGCTCCCTGCTGCTCAACCAGGCGCTGGAGGAGGGCAGGTACGTGCTCTTCGAGGGCGGCCAGGCGACCATGCTGGATGTCGACCACGGCACGTACCCGTTCGTCACGTCCTCCAACTCCACCGCCGGCGGCGCGGCCACGGGCTCGGGCATCGGCCCCAACCGGATCGACCGCGTGATCGGCATCGTCAAGGCGTACACGACCCGCGTCGGCGCCGGCCCGTTCCCGACCGAGCTGTTCGACGAGTGGGGCGAGTTCCTGCGCGAGCGCGGCTTCGAGTTCGGCACGACGACGGGCCGACCGCGCCGCACCGGCTGGTACGACGCTCCGGTCGCCCGCTACACCGCTCGCGTGAACGGCGTCACGGACTTCGTGCTCACCAAGCTGGACACGCTCACCGGCATCGAGCGCATCCCCGTCGCAGTCGCGTACGACGTCGACGGCGTCCGTCACGACGAGGTCCCCGCCTCGCAGAGCGACTTCCACCACGCGACGCCGATCTACGAGGAGTTCCCCGGCTGGGCTGAGGACATCTCGGGCGCCCGCACGTTCGAGGACCTTCCGAAGAACGCGCAGGACTACGTCCTCGCCCTGGAGCGCCTCTCCGGCGCCCGCATATCCGCGATCGGCGTGGGCCCCGCCCGCGATCAGATCGTGGTGCGCCACGACCTGATCGACTAG
- a CDS encoding alpha-ketoglutarate transporter, whose amino-acid sequence MTSDAPILRPLTLRRSISNTLKGSAGNLVEWYDVYVYSVFAVYFEKQFFPPEQTDSQLYVWAIFAVTFLMRPVGSVVFGRIADRYGRRRALTASITVMACCSLGVALIPTHDAIGVWAAVALVVFRLAQGMATGGEYGASATYMSEAAPAGRRGFFSSFQYVTLIGGHVLAQATLLIMVITLPASAIESWGWRVAFGLGGVAAIVVFWLRRTMDESLSTVAITAVRSGHRSSAGTLRELFRHNAKALILCFLVTMGGTLGFYAYTVNGPKIVQGGLGTSSVVDSTIVNLVALIGLMLLQPLGGWLSDRIGRKPLLVFFGAGGVAYTWFLYSALPGATDPVAAFAILFGGFVILTGYTSINAIVKAELFPSNVRALGVGFGYAIANSLFGGTAPLLFSAAKDASQLTLFVGYVTVVIAASLLVYIFALNDRTAGFLDEPSRTEPEQALPTR is encoded by the coding sequence GTGACCAGTGACGCCCCGATCCTCCGACCGCTGACGCTTCGGCGTTCGATCTCGAACACGCTGAAAGGTTCCGCGGGCAATCTCGTCGAGTGGTACGACGTGTACGTGTACTCGGTATTCGCCGTGTACTTCGAGAAGCAGTTCTTCCCGCCCGAGCAGACCGATTCCCAGTTGTATGTGTGGGCGATCTTCGCCGTCACCTTCCTCATGCGCCCGGTGGGGTCGGTCGTCTTCGGGCGGATCGCCGACCGGTACGGCCGTCGGCGTGCGCTCACCGCCTCCATCACGGTGATGGCGTGCTGCTCGCTCGGTGTAGCGCTCATTCCGACGCACGACGCGATCGGCGTCTGGGCGGCGGTGGCGCTCGTCGTCTTCCGGCTGGCGCAGGGGATGGCGACGGGTGGCGAGTACGGCGCGAGCGCGACCTATATGTCGGAGGCCGCGCCGGCGGGCCGCAGAGGCTTCTTCTCGTCGTTCCAGTACGTGACGCTGATCGGTGGGCACGTTCTGGCCCAGGCCACGCTCCTCATCATGGTGATCACCCTGCCGGCGTCGGCCATCGAGTCGTGGGGCTGGCGGGTCGCCTTCGGCCTCGGAGGCGTCGCGGCCATCGTCGTCTTCTGGCTGCGCCGCACCATGGACGAGTCGCTCAGCACGGTCGCGATCACCGCCGTCCGCTCCGGCCACCGCAGCTCGGCGGGCACGCTGCGGGAGCTGTTCCGCCACAACGCGAAGGCGCTCATCCTGTGCTTCCTCGTCACGATGGGCGGCACTCTGGGGTTCTATGCCTACACGGTCAACGGGCCGAAGATCGTACAGGGCGGCCTGGGAACGTCGAGCGTCGTCGACAGCACGATCGTGAACCTGGTGGCCCTCATCGGACTGATGTTGTTGCAGCCGCTGGGCGGCTGGCTGAGCGACCGGATCGGACGCAAGCCGTTGCTCGTCTTCTTCGGTGCGGGTGGCGTGGCGTACACCTGGTTCCTCTACTCCGCGCTCCCCGGAGCGACCGATCCGGTCGCCGCGTTCGCCATCCTGTTCGGAGGATTCGTCATCCTCACCGGCTACACGTCGATCAACGCGATCGTCAAGGCGGAGCTGTTTCCGTCGAACGTCCGCGCGCTCGGGGTGGGCTTCGGGTACGCCATCGCCAACTCCCTCTTCGGCGGCACGGCTCCGCTGCTGTTCAGTGCGGCGAAGGATGCGAGTCAGCTGACTCTCTTCGTCGGTTACGTGACGGTCGTCATCGCCGCCAGTCTCCTCGTCTACATCTTCGCCCTCAACGACCGGACCGCCGGCTTCCTCGACGAGCCCAGCCGCACAGAGCCGGAACAGGCGCTTCCGACTCGGTGA
- a CDS encoding chorismate mutase — MPQNSDVEAALEQLNSIRQSIDNIDAAVIHMLAERFKFTQQVGALKAAHGLPPADPEREKQQIQRLRALAEESHLDPAFAEKFLTFIVAEVIHHHERIAVENGK, encoded by the coding sequence ATGCCCCAGAACAGCGACGTGGAAGCTGCGCTCGAGCAGCTGAACAGCATCCGCCAGAGCATCGACAACATCGACGCCGCGGTCATCCACATGCTCGCGGAGCGGTTCAAGTTCACGCAGCAGGTCGGCGCGCTGAAGGCGGCGCACGGGCTCCCACCGGCGGACCCGGAGCGCGAGAAGCAGCAGATCCAGCGCCTGCGGGCGCTCGCGGAGGAGAGCCACCTCGACCCGGCCTTCGCCGAGAAGTTCCTGACGTTCATCGTCGCCGAGGTCATCCACCACCACGAGCGCATCGCCGTCGAGAACGGCAAGTAG
- a CDS encoding ABC transporter ATP-binding protein: MTSAPPPALAASGLTKSYGSSVALAGVDFRVDPGESVAIMGASGSGKTTLLHCLAGIVAPDTGTVLLTTAGGAVDVTRLGEAGRSRLRREEFGFVFQQGLLLPELTAVENVALPLMLTGADRRAAEQTAGMWLAALGLAGFEARRIGELSGGQAQRVAIARAQTTGASVVFADEPTGALDSATSAEVMDALIRSTTGRGRSLVVVTHDETVAARCARVVRLADGRIVDEVATR, encoded by the coding sequence ATGACCTCAGCACCTCCACCGGCCCTCGCGGCCTCCGGCCTCACCAAGTCCTACGGCTCCTCGGTCGCGCTCGCGGGCGTCGACTTCCGGGTCGACCCGGGCGAATCCGTCGCGATCATGGGGGCGTCCGGATCGGGCAAGACGACGCTGCTCCACTGCCTGGCGGGCATCGTCGCGCCCGATACCGGCACGGTCCTGCTCACGACGGCGGGCGGGGCGGTCGACGTCACACGGCTCGGGGAGGCCGGGCGGTCGCGGCTGCGGCGGGAGGAGTTCGGGTTCGTGTTCCAGCAGGGGCTGCTGCTGCCCGAGCTGACGGCGGTCGAGAACGTCGCCCTGCCCCTCATGCTGACGGGCGCCGACCGGCGGGCGGCCGAGCAGACGGCGGGGATGTGGCTGGCCGCGCTCGGGCTCGCCGGGTTCGAGGCACGGCGCATCGGGGAACTGTCCGGCGGGCAGGCGCAACGGGTCGCCATCGCCCGCGCGCAGACGACCGGAGCGTCGGTGGTGTTCGCCGACGAACCGACGGGAGCGCTCGACTCGGCCACCTCGGCGGAGGTGATGGATGCGCTCATCCGGTCGACCACCGGACGCGGGCGCTCGCTCGTCGTCGTCACGCACGACGAGACCGTCGCCGCCCGCTGCGCGCGGGTCGTCCGGCTGGCCGACGGTCGCATCGTGGACGAGGTGGCGACGCGATGA
- a CDS encoding GNAT family N-acetyltransferase, protein MDFRTAPLDDTSAQALAATGLRYALVDAADAEALDGWTRADFRGFHGRRPSAEQLTEARENFAGRRNTGVYDDQGATADPVGTVNTWPAPLTVPGGARVDSWAISSVTVAPTHRRRGIATALLGGELRTAHALGLPLAILTVSESVIYGRWGFGPATWATAWSVDTKRVRWTAGDTPGRLSFTEPEAYTETGTAVLDRVMASRPGEIGLEPYLAKRLIGPLKGDPEADKLRLVRYDSEAGEPEGFVSYALKGDDDFTRHTVEVSHLAAATPEALRALWRFLIELDLVAEVKIWTRGVDEPVQSLVNDIRGAHVTDLEDHLWVRILDVPAALQARTYERDDSLVLDVADDLGFAAGRYRLTVEDGRATVSATEDAPDVTLPVAALGSAYLGHDVVRGLAVAGRVQGDTAALDRLFRTAVPPRLSTWF, encoded by the coding sequence ATGGACTTCCGCACCGCACCCCTCGACGACACCTCCGCCCAGGCCCTCGCGGCGACCGGCCTCCGCTACGCGTTGGTCGACGCCGCCGACGCAGAAGCCCTCGACGGCTGGACGCGCGCCGACTTCCGCGGCTTCCACGGGCGCCGCCCGTCGGCCGAGCAGCTGACGGAGGCGCGCGAGAACTTCGCCGGCCGCCGCAACACCGGCGTGTACGACGACCAGGGGGCGACCGCCGACCCGGTCGGCACGGTCAACACCTGGCCGGCGCCGCTCACCGTCCCGGGCGGCGCGCGCGTCGACTCGTGGGCGATCAGCTCCGTGACCGTCGCGCCGACGCACCGCCGCCGCGGAATCGCCACCGCTCTGCTCGGCGGCGAGCTGCGGACCGCTCACGCGCTGGGACTGCCGCTGGCCATCCTGACCGTCTCCGAGTCGGTCATCTACGGCCGCTGGGGCTTCGGACCGGCGACCTGGGCGACCGCCTGGTCGGTCGACACCAAGCGCGTGCGGTGGACCGCCGGCGACACCCCCGGCCGCCTGTCCTTCACCGAGCCGGAGGCGTACACCGAGACCGGCACCGCGGTGCTCGACCGCGTCATGGCCTCCCGGCCGGGCGAGATCGGGCTGGAGCCGTACCTCGCCAAGCGCCTGATCGGCCCGCTGAAGGGCGACCCGGAGGCCGACAAGCTGCGCCTGGTCCGCTACGACTCCGAGGCGGGCGAGCCGGAGGGGTTCGTCTCCTACGCGCTCAAGGGCGACGACGACTTCACCCGGCACACGGTCGAGGTGAGCCACCTCGCGGCCGCGACCCCGGAGGCGCTGCGCGCGCTGTGGCGCTTCCTGATCGAGCTCGACCTCGTCGCCGAGGTGAAGATCTGGACCCGCGGCGTCGACGAGCCGGTGCAGTCGCTGGTGAACGACATCCGCGGCGCGCACGTCACCGACCTCGAGGACCACCTGTGGGTGCGCATCCTCGACGTCCCGGCGGCGCTGCAGGCGCGCACGTACGAGCGCGACGACTCGCTCGTGCTCGACGTGGCCGACGACCTCGGCTTCGCGGCCGGCCGGTATCGGCTGACGGTGGAGGACGGACGCGCGACCGTCTCGGCGACGGAGGACGCGCCGGATGTGACGCTCCCGGTCGCAGCGCTGGGAAGCGCCTACCTGGGACACGACGTGGTGCGGGGTCTCGCTGTGGCGGGACGAGTCCAGGGCGACACGGCCGCGCTGGACCGCCTCTTCCGTACGGCGGTCCCCCCGCGACTCAGCACCTGGTTCTAG
- a CDS encoding permease, with protein sequence MTTLRLAWLFGRRSASARSTVLLPVLAFAVVTALLLIVAGGAQAFFSWTDDEAGLYQVLAVVALSLLVVPLVALGGSAARLSARRRDDRLASLRLLGATPRLVRALTVIESTVLAVAGAVAGVVLALLAAPLVGLIPFRGRPLGFSALLGPGWMALTVLGVGLLAAVSAVIGLRGVVLSPLGVRTRQQAPRIHWLRAVLTVAAIGVVVLLVSALQVVALSATVLLLVLAVAFGGSIAVLNLIGPWVLKRMAASQARRARNARRLLAARSILESPKAAWRQVSGVAMTSFMAVFAGVGVALLQAAGGDGDPLLADIRTGLIITVAASFLMVACSAGVNQAAAVLDRRDLYISLDRIGMPVSEMNAARSRAVLSPLRITTVGSAATAAVVLLPLTGASLLVQPLTLVVVAGCLAAGVLLVWASLLATRPVLARVLAEPSPSL encoded by the coding sequence ATGACGACGCTCCGCCTCGCCTGGCTGTTCGGCCGCCGTAGCGCCTCCGCCCGCTCGACCGTCCTCCTGCCCGTCCTCGCCTTCGCGGTGGTCACGGCGCTGCTGCTCATCGTCGCGGGAGGCGCGCAGGCGTTCTTCTCGTGGACGGATGACGAAGCCGGCCTCTACCAGGTGCTCGCCGTCGTCGCGCTGTCGCTGCTGGTCGTCCCACTCGTCGCGCTCGGCGGCTCCGCGGCGCGGCTGTCCGCGCGGCGGCGCGACGACCGGCTCGCGAGTCTCCGGCTGCTCGGGGCGACGCCGCGGCTGGTGCGGGCGCTCACGGTGATCGAGTCGACGGTGCTCGCGGTGGCCGGCGCGGTCGCAGGGGTCGTGCTCGCGCTTCTCGCGGCGCCGTTGGTCGGACTGATCCCGTTCCGCGGACGTCCGCTCGGCTTCTCGGCGCTGCTCGGCCCCGGATGGATGGCGCTGACGGTCCTCGGCGTCGGCCTCCTCGCTGCAGTGAGCGCCGTCATCGGGCTGCGTGGAGTGGTCCTCTCGCCGCTCGGCGTGCGGACGCGGCAGCAGGCCCCGCGCATCCACTGGCTGCGGGCGGTGCTGACCGTCGCGGCGATCGGGGTGGTCGTGCTGCTGGTCTCGGCGCTGCAGGTCGTGGCGCTCAGCGCGACGGTGCTGCTCCTGGTGCTCGCCGTCGCGTTCGGCGGCAGCATCGCGGTGCTCAACCTCATCGGGCCGTGGGTGCTGAAGAGGATGGCCGCGTCCCAGGCCCGTCGCGCCCGCAACGCGCGCCGCCTGCTCGCGGCCCGCAGCATCCTGGAGTCGCCGAAGGCCGCCTGGCGACAGGTCTCGGGCGTGGCGATGACGAGCTTCATGGCCGTGTTCGCCGGGGTCGGCGTCGCTCTGCTGCAGGCGGCAGGCGGCGACGGCGATCCACTGCTCGCCGACATCCGGACCGGCCTGATCATCACGGTCGCCGCGTCCTTCCTCATGGTCGCCTGCTCGGCCGGCGTGAACCAGGCGGCGGCGGTGCTCGACCGGCGCGACCTCTACATCAGCCTCGACCGGATCGGTATGCCCGTCTCGGAGATGAACGCGGCGCGCAGCCGGGCGGTGCTGTCCCCGCTGCGCATCACGACGGTCGGATCGGCGGCCACTGCGGCCGTGGTGCTCCTGCCGCTCACCGGCGCGAGCCTGCTCGTGCAACCGCTCACCCTGGTCGTCGTCGCGGGCTGCCTGGCAGCGGGGGTCCTCCTCGTCTGGGCGTCACTGCTGGCCACCCGGCCGGTTCTCGCCCGCGTGCTCGCGGAGCCGTCCCCCAGCCTCTGA